The following proteins are co-located in the Malus sylvestris chromosome 13, drMalSylv7.2, whole genome shotgun sequence genome:
- the LOC126595843 gene encoding glycine-rich cell wall structural protein-like isoform X49 yields MFIKPNSSRSPLPIYRSLFNLFIIWGNMGKYSKYVGLFAVMFVVVLAIVECRKIEKETFSEGLGGGLGGGAGGGGGIGGGGGGFGGGAGGGGGGGVGGGSGGGVGGGGGKGGGVGGGSGGGAGGGSGGGVGGGKGGGVGGGSGGGVGGGAGGGGGVGGGAGGGGGVGGGVGGGRGGGVGGGVGGGRGGGVGGGVGGGKGGGGGVGEGAGGGKGGGGGVGGGAGGGKGGGGGVSGGAGGGKGGGGGVGGGVGGGIGGGRGGGAGGGVGGGGGVGGGAGGGKGGGGGVGGGAGGGIGGGRGGGAGGGVDGGGGSGGGVGGGGGVGGGAGGGFGGGVGGGVGGVGGGGGAGGGAGGGFGGGAGGGVGGGVGGGAGGGIGGGY; encoded by the exons ATGTTTATCAAACCAAACAGTTCACGATCCCCGCTTCCTATATATCGATCTCTCTTTAACTTATTTATTATTTGGGGAAACATGGGGAAGTATTCTAAGTATGTTGGGTTGTTTGCTGTGATGTTTGTAGTGGTGCTAGCAATAGTTGAGTGTCGTAAGATTGAGAAAGAAACATTTTCAGAAGGCCTAGGAGGTGGTTTGGGTGGTGGGGCTGGCGGAGGTGGTGGAattggaggtggaggtggtggaTTTGGAGGTGGTGCTGGGGGTGGTGGAGGAGGTGGAGTTGGTGGTGGAAGTGGAGGTGGTGTTGGTGGGGGAGGTGGCAAAGGTGGCGGCGTAGGAGGTGGATCCGGGGGTGGTGCTGGAGGTGGAAGTGGAGGTGGTGTTGGTGGTGGCAAAGGCGGCGGTGTAGGAGGTGGATCTGGGGGTGGTGTTGGAGGAGGAGCTGGCGGAGGAGGTGGTGTTGGAGGCGGAGCTGGTGGGGGAGGTGGTGTTGGAGGCGGTGTTGGTGGTGGAAGAGGGGGTGGTGTCGGAGGCGGAGTTGGTGGTGGAAGAGGAGGTGGTGTAGGCGGAGGTGTTGGCGGGGGCAAAGGTGGGGGAGGTGGTGTCGGCGAAGGTGCTGGTGGAGGCAAAGGTGGCGGAGGTGGTGTAGGCGGAG GTGCTGGCGGGGGCAAAGGTGGGGGAGGTGGTGTCAGTGGAGGTGCTGGTGGAGGCAAAGGTGGGGGAGGTGGTGTAGGTGGAGGTGTTGGTGGAGGCATTGGGGGCGGCAGAGGTGGTGGTGCTGGAGGAGGAGTTGGCGGCGGAGGTGGTGTAGGTGGAGGTGCCGGTGGAGGCAAAGGTGGGGGAG GTGGTGTTGGTGGAG GTGCTGGTGGAGGCATTGGGGGCGGCAGAG GTGGTGGTGCTGGAGGAGGAGTTGACGGCGGAGGTGGTTCTGGAGGAGGAGTTGGCGGTGGAGGTGGTGTAGGTGGAGGTGCTGGTGGAGGTTTTGGGGGTGGTGTAGGTGGTGGTGTTGGAGGAGTTGGCGGCGGAGGTGGTGCCGGTGGAGGTGCTGGTGGAGGCTTTGGTGGTGGTGCAGGTGGTGGTGTTGGAGGAGGAGTTGGTGGCGGTGCTGGTGGAGGAATTGGTGGTGGATATTAA
- the LOC126595843 gene encoding glycine-rich cell wall structural protein-like isoform X8 — translation MPACTTINIRCSSPMFIKPNSSRSPLPIYRSLFNLFIIWGNMGKYSKYVGLFAVMFVVVLAIVECRKIEKETFSEGLGGGLGGGAGGGGGIGGGGGGFGGGAGGGGGGGVGGGSGGGVGGGGGKGGGVGGGSGGGAGGGSGGGVGGGKGGGVGGGSGGGVGGGAGGGGGVGGGAGGGGGVGGGVGGGRGGGVGGGVGGGRGGGVGGGVGGGKGGGGGVGEGAGGGKGGGGGVGGGAGGGKGGGGGVSGGAGGGKGGGGGVGGGVGGGIGGGRGGGAGGGVGGGGGVGGGAGGGKGGGGGVGGGVGGGIGGGRGGGAGGGVGGGGGVGGGAGGGKGGGGGVGGGAGGGIGGGRGGGVGGGVGGGGGVGGGAGGGKGGGGGVGGGAGGGIGGGIGGGAGGGVDGGGGSGGGVGGGGGVGGGAGGGFGGGVGGGVGGVGGGGGAGGGAGGGFGGGAGGGVGGGVGGGAGGGIGGGY, via the exons ATGCCTGCTTGCACCACTATAAATATTCGATGCTCGTCACCGATGTTTATCAAACCAAACAGTTCACGATCCCCGCTTCCTATATATCGATCTCTCTTTAACTTATTTATTATTTGGGGAAACATGGGGAAGTATTCTAAGTATGTTGGGTTGTTTGCTGTGATGTTTGTAGTGGTGCTAGCAATAGTTGAGTGTCGTAAGATTGAGAAAGAAACATTTTCAGAAGGCCTAGGAGGTGGTTTGGGTGGTGGGGCTGGCGGAGGTGGTGGAattggaggtggaggtggtggaTTTGGAGGTGGTGCTGGGGGTGGTGGAGGAGGTGGAGTTGGTGGTGGAAGTGGAGGTGGTGTTGGTGGGGGAGGTGGCAAAGGTGGCGGCGTAGGAGGTGGATCCGGGGGTGGTGCTGGAGGTGGAAGTGGAGGTGGTGTTGGTGGTGGCAAAGGCGGCGGTGTAGGAGGTGGATCTGGGGGTGGTGTTGGAGGAGGAGCTGGCGGAGGAGGTGGTGTTGGAGGCGGAGCTGGTGGGGGAGGTGGTGTTGGAGGCGGTGTTGGTGGTGGAAGAGGGGGTGGTGTCGGAGGCGGAGTTGGTGGTGGAAGAGGAGGTGGTGTAGGCGGAGGTGTTGGCGGGGGCAAAGGTGGGGGAGGTGGTGTCGGCGAAGGTGCTGGTGGAGGCAAAGGTGGCGGAGGTGGTGTAGGCGGAG GTGCTGGCGGGGGCAAAGGTGGGGGAGGTGGTGTCAGTGGAGGTGCTGGTGGAGGCAAAGGTGGGGGAGGTGGTGTAGGTGGAGGTGTTGGTGGAGGCATTGGGGGCGGCAGAGGTGGTGGTGCTGGAGGAGGAGTTGGCGGCGGAGGTGGTGTAGGTGGAGGTGCCGGTGGAGGCAAAGGTGGGGGAGGTGGTGTAGGCGGAG GTGTTGGTGGAGGCATTGGGGGTGGCAGAGGTGGTGGTGCTGGAGGAGGAGTTGGCGGCGGAGGTGGTGTAGGTGGAGGTGCCGGTGGAGGCAAAGGTGGGGGAG GTGGTGTTGGTGGAG GTGCTGGTGGAGGCATTGGGGGCGGCAGAGGTGGTGGTGTTGGAGGAGGAGTTGGCGGTGGAGGTGGTGTAGGTGGAGGTGCCGGTGGAGGCAAAGGTGGGGGAGGTGGTGTAGGCGGAGGTGCTGGTGGAGGCATTGGGGGAGGCATAGGTGGTGGTGCTGGAGGAGGAGTTGACGGCGGAGGTGGTTCTGGAGGAGGAGTTGGCGGTGGAGGTGGTGTAGGTGGAGGTGCTGGTGGAGGTTTTGGGGGTGGTGTAGGTGGTGGTGTTGGAGGAGTTGGCGGCGGAGGTGGTGCCGGTGGAGGTGCTGGTGGAGGCTTTGGTGGTGGTGCAGGTGGTGGTGTTGGAGGAGGAGTTGGTGGCGGTGCTGGTGGAGGAATTGGTGGTGGATATTAA
- the LOC126595843 gene encoding glycine-rich cell wall structural protein-like isoform X27 — protein MPACTTINIRCSSPMFIKPNSSRSPLPIYRSLFNLFIIWGNMGKYSKYVGLFAVMFVVVLAIVECRKIEKETFSEGLGGGLGGGAGGGGGIGGGGGGFGGGAGGGGGGGVGGGSGGGVGGGGGKGGGVGGGSGGGAGGGSGGGVGGGKGGGVGGGSGGGVGGGAGGGGGVGGGAGGGGGVGGGVGGGRGGGVGGGVGGGRGGGVGGGVGGGKGGGGGVGEGAGGGKGGGGGVGGGAGGGKGGGGGVSGGAGGGKGGGGGVGGGVGGGIGGGRGGGAGGGVGGGGGVGGGAGGGKGGGGGVGGGAGGGIGGGRGGGVGGGVGGGGGVGGGAGGGKGGGGGVGGGAGGGIGGGIGGGAGGGVDGGGGSGGGVGGGGGVGGGAGGGFGGGVGGGVGGVGGGGGAGGGAGGGFGGGAGGGVGGGVGGGAGGGIGGGY, from the exons ATGCCTGCTTGCACCACTATAAATATTCGATGCTCGTCACCGATGTTTATCAAACCAAACAGTTCACGATCCCCGCTTCCTATATATCGATCTCTCTTTAACTTATTTATTATTTGGGGAAACATGGGGAAGTATTCTAAGTATGTTGGGTTGTTTGCTGTGATGTTTGTAGTGGTGCTAGCAATAGTTGAGTGTCGTAAGATTGAGAAAGAAACATTTTCAGAAGGCCTAGGAGGTGGTTTGGGTGGTGGGGCTGGCGGAGGTGGTGGAattggaggtggaggtggtggaTTTGGAGGTGGTGCTGGGGGTGGTGGAGGAGGTGGAGTTGGTGGTGGAAGTGGAGGTGGTGTTGGTGGGGGAGGTGGCAAAGGTGGCGGCGTAGGAGGTGGATCCGGGGGTGGTGCTGGAGGTGGAAGTGGAGGTGGTGTTGGTGGTGGCAAAGGCGGCGGTGTAGGAGGTGGATCTGGGGGTGGTGTTGGAGGAGGAGCTGGCGGAGGAGGTGGTGTTGGAGGCGGAGCTGGTGGGGGAGGTGGTGTTGGAGGCGGTGTTGGTGGTGGAAGAGGGGGTGGTGTCGGAGGCGGAGTTGGTGGTGGAAGAGGAGGTGGTGTAGGCGGAGGTGTTGGCGGGGGCAAAGGTGGGGGAGGTGGTGTCGGCGAAGGTGCTGGTGGAGGCAAAGGTGGCGGAGGTGGTGTAGGCGGAG GTGCTGGCGGGGGCAAAGGTGGGGGAGGTGGTGTCAGTGGAGGTGCTGGTGGAGGCAAAGGTGGGGGAGGTGGTGTAGGTGGAGGTGTTGGTGGAGGCATTGGGGGCGGCAGAGGTGGTGGTGCTGGAGGAGGAGTTGGCGGCGGAGGTGGTGTAGGTGGAGGTGCCGGTGGAGGCAAAGGTGGGGGAG GTGGTGTTGGTGGAG GTGCTGGTGGAGGCATTGGGGGCGGCAGAGGTGGTGGTGTTGGAGGAGGAGTTGGCGGTGGAGGTGGTGTAGGTGGAGGTGCCGGTGGAGGCAAAGGTGGGGGAGGTGGTGTAGGCGGAGGTGCTGGTGGAGGCATTGGGGGAGGCATAGGTGGTGGTGCTGGAGGAGGAGTTGACGGCGGAGGTGGTTCTGGAGGAGGAGTTGGCGGTGGAGGTGGTGTAGGTGGAGGTGCTGGTGGAGGTTTTGGGGGTGGTGTAGGTGGTGGTGTTGGAGGAGTTGGCGGCGGAGGTGGTGCCGGTGGAGGTGCTGGTGGAGGCTTTGGTGGTGGTGCAGGTGGTGGTGTTGGAGGAGGAGTTGGTGGCGGTGCTGGTGGAGGAATTGGTGGTGGATATTAA
- the LOC126595843 gene encoding glycine-rich cell wall structural protein-like isoform X14: MPACTTINIRCSSPMFIKPNSSRSPLPIYRSLFNLFIIWGNMGKYSKYVGLFAVMFVVVLAIVECRKIEKETFSEGLGGGLGGGAGGGGGIGGGGGGFGGGAGGGGGGGVGGGSGGGVGGGGGKGGGVGGGSGGGAGGGSGGGVGGGKGGGVGGGSGGGVGGGAGGGGGVGGGAGGGGGVGGGVGGGRGGGVGGGVGGGRGGGVGGGVGGGKGGGGGVGEGAGGGKGGGGGVGGGAGGGKGGGGGVSGGAGGGKGGGGGVGGGVGGGIGGGRGGGAGGGVGGGGGVGGGAGGGKGGGGGVGGGAGGGKGGGGGVGGGAGGGIGGGRGGGVGGGVGGGGGVGGGAGGGKGGGGGVGGGAGGGIGGGIGGGAGGGVDGGGGSGGGVGGGGGVGGGAGGGFGGGVGGGVGGVGGGGGAGGGAGGGFGGGAGGGVGGGVGGGAGGGIGGGY, from the exons ATGCCTGCTTGCACCACTATAAATATTCGATGCTCGTCACCGATGTTTATCAAACCAAACAGTTCACGATCCCCGCTTCCTATATATCGATCTCTCTTTAACTTATTTATTATTTGGGGAAACATGGGGAAGTATTCTAAGTATGTTGGGTTGTTTGCTGTGATGTTTGTAGTGGTGCTAGCAATAGTTGAGTGTCGTAAGATTGAGAAAGAAACATTTTCAGAAGGCCTAGGAGGTGGTTTGGGTGGTGGGGCTGGCGGAGGTGGTGGAattggaggtggaggtggtggaTTTGGAGGTGGTGCTGGGGGTGGTGGAGGAGGTGGAGTTGGTGGTGGAAGTGGAGGTGGTGTTGGTGGGGGAGGTGGCAAAGGTGGCGGCGTAGGAGGTGGATCCGGGGGTGGTGCTGGAGGTGGAAGTGGAGGTGGTGTTGGTGGTGGCAAAGGCGGCGGTGTAGGAGGTGGATCTGGGGGTGGTGTTGGAGGAGGAGCTGGCGGAGGAGGTGGTGTTGGAGGCGGAGCTGGTGGGGGAGGTGGTGTTGGAGGCGGTGTTGGTGGTGGAAGAGGGGGTGGTGTCGGAGGCGGAGTTGGTGGTGGAAGAGGAGGTGGTGTAGGCGGAGGTGTTGGCGGGGGCAAAGGTGGGGGAGGTGGTGTCGGCGAAGGTGCTGGTGGAGGCAAAGGTGGCGGAGGTGGTGTAGGCGGAG GTGCTGGCGGGGGCAAAGGTGGGGGAGGTGGTGTCAGTGGAGGTGCTGGTGGAGGCAAAGGTGGGGGAGGTGGTGTAGGTGGAGGTGTTGGTGGAGGCATTGGGGGCGGCAGAGGTGGTGGTGCTGGAGGAGGAGTTGGCGGCGGAGGTGGTGTAGGTGGAGGTGCCGGTGGAGGCAAAGGTGGGGGAGGTGGTGTAGGCGGAGGTGCTGGCGGGGGCAAAGGTGGGGGAGGTGGTGTAG GCGGAGGTGCTGGTGGAGGCATTGGGGGCGGCAGAGGTGGTGGTGTTGGAGGAGGAGTTGGCGGTGGAGGTGGTGTAGGTGGAGGTGCCGGTGGAGGCAAAGGTGGGGGAGGTGGTGTAGGCGGAGGTGCTGGTGGAGGCATTGGGGGAGGCATAGGTGGTGGTGCTGGAGGAGGAGTTGACGGCGGAGGTGGTTCTGGAGGAGGAGTTGGCGGTGGAGGTGGTGTAGGTGGAGGTGCTGGTGGAGGTTTTGGGGGTGGTGTAGGTGGTGGTGTTGGAGGAGTTGGCGGCGGAGGTGGTGCCGGTGGAGGTGCTGGTGGAGGCTTTGGTGGTGGTGCAGGTGGTGGTGTTGGAGGAGGAGTTGGTGGCGGTGCTGGTGGAGGAATTGGTGGTGGATATTAA
- the LOC126595843 gene encoding glycine-rich cell wall structural protein-like isoform X45: protein MFIKPNSSRSPLPIYRSLFNLFIIWGNMGKYSKYVGLFAVMFVVVLAIVECRKIEKETFSEGLGGGLGGGAGGGGGIGGGGGGFGGGAGGGGGGGVGGGSGGGVGGGGGKGGGVGGGSGGGAGGGSGGGVGGGKGGGVGGGSGGGVGGGAGGGGGVGGGAGGGGGVGGGVGGGRGGGVGGGVGGGRGGGVGGGVGGGKGGGGGVGEGAGGGKGGGGGVGGGAGGGKGGGGGVSGGAGGGKGGGGGVGGGAGGGIGGGRGGGVGGGVGGGGGVGGGAGGGKGGGGGVGGGAGGGIGGGIGGGAGGGVDGGGGSGGGVGGGGGVGGGAGGGFGGGVGGGVGGVGGGGGAGGGAGGGFGGGAGGGVGGGVGGGAGGGIGGGY from the exons ATGTTTATCAAACCAAACAGTTCACGATCCCCGCTTCCTATATATCGATCTCTCTTTAACTTATTTATTATTTGGGGAAACATGGGGAAGTATTCTAAGTATGTTGGGTTGTTTGCTGTGATGTTTGTAGTGGTGCTAGCAATAGTTGAGTGTCGTAAGATTGAGAAAGAAACATTTTCAGAAGGCCTAGGAGGTGGTTTGGGTGGTGGGGCTGGCGGAGGTGGTGGAattggaggtggaggtggtggaTTTGGAGGTGGTGCTGGGGGTGGTGGAGGAGGTGGAGTTGGTGGTGGAAGTGGAGGTGGTGTTGGTGGGGGAGGTGGCAAAGGTGGCGGCGTAGGAGGTGGATCCGGGGGTGGTGCTGGAGGTGGAAGTGGAGGTGGTGTTGGTGGTGGCAAAGGCGGCGGTGTAGGAGGTGGATCTGGGGGTGGTGTTGGAGGAGGAGCTGGCGGAGGAGGTGGTGTTGGAGGCGGAGCTGGTGGGGGAGGTGGTGTTGGAGGCGGTGTTGGTGGTGGAAGAGGGGGTGGTGTCGGAGGCGGAGTTGGTGGTGGAAGAGGAGGTGGTGTAGGCGGAGGTGTTGGCGGGGGCAAAGGTGGGGGAGGTGGTGTCGGCGAAGGTGCTGGTGGAGGCAAAGGTGGCGGAGGTGGTGTAGGCGGAG GTGCTGGCGGGGGCAAAGGTGGGGGAGGTGGTGTCAGTGGAGGTGCTGGTGGAGGCAAAGGTGGGGGAGGTGGTGTAG GCGGAGGTGCTGGTGGAGGCATTGGGGGCGGCAGAGGTGGTGGTGTTGGAGGAGGAGTTGGCGGTGGAGGTGGTGTAGGTGGAGGTGCCGGTGGAGGCAAAGGTGGGGGAGGTGGTGTAGGCGGAGGTGCTGGTGGAGGCATTGGGGGAGGCATAGGTGGTGGTGCTGGAGGAGGAGTTGACGGCGGAGGTGGTTCTGGAGGAGGAGTTGGCGGTGGAGGTGGTGTAGGTGGAGGTGCTGGTGGAGGTTTTGGGGGTGGTGTAGGTGGTGGTGTTGGAGGAGTTGGCGGCGGAGGTGGTGCCGGTGGAGGTGCTGGTGGAGGCTTTGGTGGTGGTGCAGGTGGTGGTGTTGGAGGAGGAGTTGGTGGCGGTGCTGGTGGAGGAATTGGTGGTGGATATTAA
- the LOC126595843 gene encoding glycine-rich cell wall structural protein-like isoform X21: MPACTTINIRCSSPMFIKPNSSRSPLPIYRSLFNLFIIWGNMGKYSKYVGLFAVMFVVVLAIVECRKIEKETFSEGLGGGLGGGAGGGGGIGGGGGGFGGGAGGGGGGGVGGGSGGGVGGGGGKGGGVGGGSGGGAGGGSGGGVGGGKGGGVGGGSGGGVGGGAGGGGGVGGGAGGGGGVGGGVGGGRGGGVGGGVGGGRGGGVGGGVGGGKGGGGGVGEGAGGGKGGGGGVGGGAGGGKGGGGGVSGGAGGGKGGGGGVGGGVGGGIGGGRGGGAGGGVGGGGKGGGGGVGGGAGGGKGGGGGVGGGAGGGIGGGRGGGVGGGVGGGGGVGGGAGGGKGGGGGVGGGAGGGIGGGIGGGAGGGVDGGGGSGGGVGGGGGVGGGAGGGFGGGVGGGVGGVGGGGGAGGGAGGGFGGGAGGGVGGGVGGGAGGGIGGGY; encoded by the exons ATGCCTGCTTGCACCACTATAAATATTCGATGCTCGTCACCGATGTTTATCAAACCAAACAGTTCACGATCCCCGCTTCCTATATATCGATCTCTCTTTAACTTATTTATTATTTGGGGAAACATGGGGAAGTATTCTAAGTATGTTGGGTTGTTTGCTGTGATGTTTGTAGTGGTGCTAGCAATAGTTGAGTGTCGTAAGATTGAGAAAGAAACATTTTCAGAAGGCCTAGGAGGTGGTTTGGGTGGTGGGGCTGGCGGAGGTGGTGGAattggaggtggaggtggtggaTTTGGAGGTGGTGCTGGGGGTGGTGGAGGAGGTGGAGTTGGTGGTGGAAGTGGAGGTGGTGTTGGTGGGGGAGGTGGCAAAGGTGGCGGCGTAGGAGGTGGATCCGGGGGTGGTGCTGGAGGTGGAAGTGGAGGTGGTGTTGGTGGTGGCAAAGGCGGCGGTGTAGGAGGTGGATCTGGGGGTGGTGTTGGAGGAGGAGCTGGCGGAGGAGGTGGTGTTGGAGGCGGAGCTGGTGGGGGAGGTGGTGTTGGAGGCGGTGTTGGTGGTGGAAGAGGGGGTGGTGTCGGAGGCGGAGTTGGTGGTGGAAGAGGAGGTGGTGTAGGCGGAGGTGTTGGCGGGGGCAAAGGTGGGGGAGGTGGTGTCGGCGAAGGTGCTGGTGGAGGCAAAGGTGGCGGAGGTGGTGTAGGCGGAG GTGCTGGCGGGGGCAAAGGTGGGGGAGGTGGTGTCAGTGGAGGTGCTGGTGGAGGCAAAGGTGGGGGAGGTGGTGTAGGTGGAGGTGTTGGTGGAGGCATTGGGGGCGGCAGAGGTGGTGGTGCTGGAGGAGGAGTTGGCGGCGGAG GCAAAGGTGGGGGAGGTGGTGTAGGCGGAGGTGCTGGAGGGGGCAAAGGTGGGGGAG GTGGTGTAGGCGGAGGTGCTGGTGGAGGCATTGGGGGCGGCAGAGGTGGTGGTGTTGGAGGAGGAGTTGGCGGTGGAGGTGGTGTAGGTGGAGGTGCCGGTGGAGGCAAAGGTGGGGGAGGTGGTGTAGGCGGAGGTGCTGGTGGAGGCATTGGGGGAGGCATAGGTGGTGGTGCTGGAGGAGGAGTTGACGGCGGAGGTGGTTCTGGAGGAGGAGTTGGCGGTGGAGGTGGTGTAGGTGGAGGTGCTGGTGGAGGTTTTGGGGGTGGTGTAGGTGGTGGTGTTGGAGGAGTTGGCGGCGGAGGTGGTGCCGGTGGAGGTGCTGGTGGAGGCTTTGGTGGTGGTGCAGGTGGTGGTGTTGGAGGAGGAGTTGGTGGCGGTGCTGGTGGAGGAATTGGTGGTGGATATTAA
- the LOC126595843 gene encoding glycine-rich cell wall structural protein-like isoform X42, with protein sequence MFIKPNSSRSPLPIYRSLFNLFIIWGNMGKYSKYVGLFAVMFVVVLAIVECRKIEKETFSEGLGGGLGGGAGGGGGIGGGGGGFGGGAGGGGGGGVGGGSGGGVGGGGGKGGGVGGGSGGGAGGGSGGGVGGGKGGGVGGGSGGGVGGGAGGGGGVGGGAGGGGGVGGGVGGGRGGGVGGGVGGGRGGGVGGGVGGGKGGGGGVGEGAGGGKGGGGGVGGGAGGGKGGGGGVSGGAGGGKGGGGGVGGGVGGGIGGGRGGGAGGGVGGGGGVGGGAGGGKGGGGGVGGGAGGGKGGGGGVGGGAGGGIGGGRGGGVGGGVGGGGGVGGGAGGGFGGGVGGGVGGVGGGGGAGGGAGGGFGGGAGGGVGGGVGGGAGGGIGGGY encoded by the exons ATGTTTATCAAACCAAACAGTTCACGATCCCCGCTTCCTATATATCGATCTCTCTTTAACTTATTTATTATTTGGGGAAACATGGGGAAGTATTCTAAGTATGTTGGGTTGTTTGCTGTGATGTTTGTAGTGGTGCTAGCAATAGTTGAGTGTCGTAAGATTGAGAAAGAAACATTTTCAGAAGGCCTAGGAGGTGGTTTGGGTGGTGGGGCTGGCGGAGGTGGTGGAattggaggtggaggtggtggaTTTGGAGGTGGTGCTGGGGGTGGTGGAGGAGGTGGAGTTGGTGGTGGAAGTGGAGGTGGTGTTGGTGGGGGAGGTGGCAAAGGTGGCGGCGTAGGAGGTGGATCCGGGGGTGGTGCTGGAGGTGGAAGTGGAGGTGGTGTTGGTGGTGGCAAAGGCGGCGGTGTAGGAGGTGGATCTGGGGGTGGTGTTGGAGGAGGAGCTGGCGGAGGAGGTGGTGTTGGAGGCGGAGCTGGTGGGGGAGGTGGTGTTGGAGGCGGTGTTGGTGGTGGAAGAGGGGGTGGTGTCGGAGGCGGAGTTGGTGGTGGAAGAGGAGGTGGTGTAGGCGGAGGTGTTGGCGGGGGCAAAGGTGGGGGAGGTGGTGTCGGCGAAGGTGCTGGTGGAGGCAAAGGTGGCGGAGGTGGTGTAGGCGGAG GTGCTGGCGGGGGCAAAGGTGGGGGAGGTGGTGTCAGTGGAGGTGCTGGTGGAGGCAAAGGTGGGGGAGGTGGTGTAGGTGGAGGTGTTGGTGGAGGCATTGGGGGCGGCAGAGGTGGTGGTGCTGGAGGAGGAGTTGGCGGCGGAGGTGGTGTAGGTGGAGGTGCCGGTGGAGGCAAAGGTGGGGGAGGTGGTGTAGGCGGAGGTGCTGGCGGGGGCAAAGGTGGGGGAGGTGGTGTAG GCGGAGGTGCTGGTGGAGGCATTGGGGGCGGCAGAGGTGGTGGTGTTGGAGGAGGAGTTGGCGGTGGAGGTGGTGTAGGTGGAG GTGCTGGTGGAGGTTTTGGGGGTGGTGTAGGTGGTGGTGTTGGAGGAGTTGGCGGCGGAGGTGGTGCCGGTGGAGGTGCTGGTGGAGGCTTTGGTGGTGGTGCAGGTGGTGGTGTTGGAGGAGGAGTTGGTGGCGGTGCTGGTGGAGGAATTGGTGGTGGATATTAA
- the LOC126595843 gene encoding glycine-rich cell wall structural protein-like isoform X39: MFIKPNSSRSPLPIYRSLFNLFIIWGNMGKYSKYVGLFAVMFVVVLAIVECRKIEKETFSEGLGGGLGGGAGGGGGIGGGGGGFGGGAGGGGGGGVGGGSGGGVGGGGGKGGGVGGGSGGGAGGGSGGGVGGGKGGGVGGGSGGGVGGGAGGGGGVGGGAGGGGGVGGGVGGGRGGGVGGGVGGGRGGGVGGGVGGGKGGGGGVGEGAGGGKGGGGGVGGGAGGGKGGGGGVSGGAGGGKGGGGGVGGGVGGGIGGGRGGGAGGGVGGGGGVGGGAGGGKGGGGGVGGGAGGGKGGGGGVGGGAGGGIGGGRGGGAGGGVDGGGGSGGGVGGGGGVGGGAGGGFGGGVGGGVGGVGGGGGAGGGAGGGFGGGAGGGVGGGVGGGAGGGIGGGY, encoded by the exons ATGTTTATCAAACCAAACAGTTCACGATCCCCGCTTCCTATATATCGATCTCTCTTTAACTTATTTATTATTTGGGGAAACATGGGGAAGTATTCTAAGTATGTTGGGTTGTTTGCTGTGATGTTTGTAGTGGTGCTAGCAATAGTTGAGTGTCGTAAGATTGAGAAAGAAACATTTTCAGAAGGCCTAGGAGGTGGTTTGGGTGGTGGGGCTGGCGGAGGTGGTGGAattggaggtggaggtggtggaTTTGGAGGTGGTGCTGGGGGTGGTGGAGGAGGTGGAGTTGGTGGTGGAAGTGGAGGTGGTGTTGGTGGGGGAGGTGGCAAAGGTGGCGGCGTAGGAGGTGGATCCGGGGGTGGTGCTGGAGGTGGAAGTGGAGGTGGTGTTGGTGGTGGCAAAGGCGGCGGTGTAGGAGGTGGATCTGGGGGTGGTGTTGGAGGAGGAGCTGGCGGAGGAGGTGGTGTTGGAGGCGGAGCTGGTGGGGGAGGTGGTGTTGGAGGCGGTGTTGGTGGTGGAAGAGGGGGTGGTGTCGGAGGCGGAGTTGGTGGTGGAAGAGGAGGTGGTGTAGGCGGAGGTGTTGGCGGGGGCAAAGGTGGGGGAGGTGGTGTCGGCGAAGGTGCTGGTGGAGGCAAAGGTGGCGGAGGTGGTGTAGGCGGAG GTGCTGGCGGGGGCAAAGGTGGGGGAGGTGGTGTCAGTGGAGGTGCTGGTGGAGGCAAAGGTGGGGGAGGTGGTGTAGGTGGAGGTGTTGGTGGAGGCATTGGGGGCGGCAGAGGTGGTGGTGCTGGAGGAGGAGTTGGCGGCGGAGGTGGTGTAGGTGGAGGTGCCGGTGGAGGCAAAGGTGGGGGAGGTGGTGTAGGCGGAGGTGCTGGCGGGGGCAAAGGTGGGGGAGGTGGTGTAG GCGGAGGTGCTGGTGGAGGCATTGGGGGCGGCAGAG GTGGTGGTGCTGGAGGAGGAGTTGACGGCGGAGGTGGTTCTGGAGGAGGAGTTGGCGGTGGAGGTGGTGTAGGTGGAGGTGCTGGTGGAGGTTTTGGGGGTGGTGTAGGTGGTGGTGTTGGAGGAGTTGGCGGCGGAGGTGGTGCCGGTGGAGGTGCTGGTGGAGGCTTTGGTGGTGGTGCAGGTGGTGGTGTTGGAGGAGGAGTTGGTGGCGGTGCTGGTGGAGGAATTGGTGGTGGATATTAA